In Paenibacillus sp. 1781tsa1, one DNA window encodes the following:
- a CDS encoding exonuclease domain-containing protein, with amino-acid sequence MREPARGNTGFWNSLRQGGVPSAIASIMGAPTAQHMAFIRSMMREQRRPEVLHTPLNELDAVVFDLETTGFSPQHGDEIISFGAVRIHGGVVLEGEQFYTVVQSKTEVPEHITELTGITQEMTMDAPTLLEGLHDFMSFVGGSVLIAHASAHDRAFLNAALWRTSKVRLTHRLIDTMMLARWLEPSRPGYGLDELLESRGIPIYGRHHALEDSKMTAQLWSCYLEDMIRKNVETLGDLYTQLSHA; translated from the coding sequence ATGAGAGAGCCGGCAAGGGGCAATACAGGATTCTGGAATTCGCTGCGTCAGGGAGGGGTTCCTTCCGCCATCGCTTCCATTATGGGAGCCCCTACGGCGCAACACATGGCGTTTATCCGTTCGATGATGAGAGAACAGCGCAGACCTGAGGTTCTGCATACGCCTCTAAATGAGCTGGACGCAGTTGTATTTGACCTCGAAACGACGGGTTTTTCACCCCAGCATGGGGATGAGATTATCTCATTTGGTGCGGTCCGTATACATGGTGGTGTGGTGCTGGAAGGAGAGCAGTTCTATACGGTTGTACAGTCCAAGACTGAGGTTCCGGAACATATTACTGAACTTACAGGTATTACACAGGAGATGACTATGGACGCGCCAACTTTGCTGGAGGGATTACATGATTTCATGTCTTTTGTAGGGGGAAGTGTTCTGATTGCACACGCAAGTGCGCATGATCGAGCCTTTCTGAATGCTGCTCTGTGGCGGACTTCAAAAGTAAGACTGACACATCGTTTAATTGATACGATGATGTTGGCCCGCTGGCTTGAACCAAGCAGGCCGGGGTATGGTCTGGATGAATTACTGGAATCCAGAGGGATTCCGATCTATGGGCGTCACCATGCACTGGAAGATTCGAAAATGACTGCACAGTTATGGTCCTGTTATCTGGAGGACATGATACGTAAAAATGTGGAGACCTTGGGGGATTTGTATACCCAGCTAAGTCACGCGTAA
- a CDS encoding L,D-transpeptidase family protein, which produces MQNTHLRTYVKKHPDNKMAWYLLGKEYLGEGQEAKANYCFQQAGEVYEAFERSKAPADIWVDYQEKLVEMSEQKEKKQRRRKMWLTLFMLLVLAGLPPADAPGFSREAADALSAALESTDDIAEPVEADKQAVSTATPPSNVFTAAAFGGGSHGEAALAAAWSGSGPKVETSAVLGMQTSEDWSLWRRNMPVKYIVQTNTSGKLTAQSYDAKQCNCEPPEVTPKIKKMAMAWTAKQEAAASLSSAIVAYRKKNDAWPKSVTQMAQPFPNNILGETAPGMTEMFPKLLALHQGKAQQGKGEASGTEESSNASDSSQGKNAAFADTLGSQPILQEPFEIVIDKDIHKLALISGDTIVRMYDVGLGGDRTPEGSFVITDKVVNPNGRSNGEFGSRGMQLSNTNYAIHGTNEPDSIGLDESLGCVRMRTGDVEELFALAPQGTPVRIGEDVLPDLTLVPEAKQRYQHTLVPKQDNPNKTYHWLN; this is translated from the coding sequence ATGCAAAATACTCATCTAAGAACATATGTCAAGAAACATCCAGACAATAAAATGGCCTGGTATCTGCTTGGAAAGGAGTACCTGGGCGAAGGACAGGAGGCTAAAGCCAACTATTGCTTCCAGCAAGCGGGCGAGGTTTATGAGGCATTTGAACGCAGTAAAGCTCCTGCTGACATCTGGGTGGACTATCAGGAGAAACTGGTGGAGATGTCGGAGCAAAAGGAGAAAAAACAACGTAGACGCAAAATGTGGCTTACGTTATTCATGCTGCTTGTACTGGCAGGCCTGCCACCTGCGGACGCTCCAGGTTTCAGTCGTGAAGCGGCAGATGCACTATCGGCGGCACTGGAATCTACAGATGACATCGCAGAGCCTGTAGAGGCGGATAAACAGGCTGTGAGTACGGCCACGCCACCAAGTAATGTGTTCACCGCTGCGGCGTTTGGCGGAGGCAGTCATGGCGAGGCTGCTCTCGCAGCTGCATGGTCCGGTTCTGGACCGAAAGTAGAGACTTCGGCTGTATTGGGAATGCAAACCTCGGAGGATTGGTCTTTATGGAGGCGAAATATGCCTGTGAAATACATCGTGCAGACGAATACAAGTGGGAAACTAACTGCACAGAGTTATGATGCCAAGCAGTGTAACTGTGAACCTCCTGAAGTCACGCCGAAAATCAAAAAGATGGCTATGGCTTGGACCGCGAAGCAGGAAGCCGCTGCATCATTATCAAGTGCAATCGTTGCCTATCGTAAAAAAAATGACGCTTGGCCCAAGAGTGTAACGCAAATGGCTCAGCCATTTCCGAATAATATTCTCGGAGAGACTGCGCCAGGCATGACCGAGATGTTTCCGAAGCTGCTAGCCTTGCATCAAGGAAAGGCACAGCAAGGAAAGGGCGAAGCAAGTGGAACAGAGGAAAGTTCGAATGCTTCAGATTCGTCTCAAGGCAAAAATGCCGCTTTTGCGGATACGCTAGGAAGTCAGCCTATTTTGCAGGAACCTTTTGAGATTGTCATTGATAAGGATATACATAAACTTGCATTAATCAGTGGGGATACCATTGTTCGTATGTATGATGTGGGACTTGGCGGTGATCGAACACCGGAAGGTTCATTTGTCATTACAGATAAAGTGGTGAATCCGAATGGACGTTCGAATGGTGAGTTTGGAAGCAGGGGGATGCAGCTCTCCAACACGAATTATGCCATCCATGGGACCAACGAGCCGGACAGTATCGGACTGGATGAGTCCCTTGGATGTGTGAGAATGCGTACAGGAGATGTAGAAGAGTTGTTTGCTCTTGCTCCGCAAGGTACTCCAGTACGCATTGGAGAAGATGTACTGCCAGATCTGACGCTTGTTCCAGAAGCAAAGCAGCGTTATCAGCATACGCTTGTTCCAAAGCAAGATAATCCGAACAAAACGTATCACTGGCTGAATTGA
- a CDS encoding ferredoxin: MSKYTWVEKDTCIACGACGATAPDIYDYDDEGLAEVIFDGDANKGIKAIPDDLFDDMQDACDGCPTDSIKVADEPFNKEG, encoded by the coding sequence ATGAGTAAATATACTTGGGTTGAAAAAGATACTTGCATCGCATGTGGCGCTTGTGGAGCAACGGCTCCAGACATCTACGATTACGATGATGAAGGTTTGGCAGAAGTTATCTTTGACGGCGACGCTAACAAAGGGATCAAAGCTATTCCAGACGACTTGTTTGACGATATGCAGGATGCATGCGACGGCTGCCCTACAGATTCAATCAAAGTAGCGGACGAGCCTTTCAATAAAGAGGGCTAA
- a CDS encoding quinone-dependent dihydroorotate dehydrogenase, whose product MLYRSLAKPLLFKMDPEQAHHLIIGGLSGVGSIRPVPSGLRVMYGVRETSDLAVDMFGCHFPTPVGLAAGLDKNGQAVTGFSSIGFGFMEVGTVTPLAQPGNDQPRLFRLPPDEALVNRMGFNNLGAEAMAGELSRLQERRIPVAVNIGKNKATSNEEAHLDYSKCIQALYDYADLFVVNISSPNTPDLRNLQHGNELKELLAAVMNEMNVQHARAGGAAKSVLVKIAPDVNDQELEYMVRTIADSGVAGIIATNTTISRTGLSHQHAKETGGLSGKPLRERSTEIIRQIYRQTEGKLPIIGSGGIFTSEDAYEKIKAGASLVEIYTALIYEGPEVNRRIHAGLRELLRKDGYRHISEAVGAEHR is encoded by the coding sequence TTGTTATACAGAAGTCTTGCTAAACCTTTGTTGTTCAAAATGGACCCTGAACAGGCCCATCATCTGATTATTGGCGGCCTTAGTGGCGTGGGTAGCATCCGTCCGGTTCCTTCCGGATTGCGAGTGATGTACGGCGTACGTGAAACGTCTGATCTGGCTGTTGACATGTTTGGGTGTCATTTCCCTACACCTGTTGGTCTGGCGGCGGGTCTGGACAAAAACGGACAGGCCGTAACGGGCTTTTCTTCCATCGGATTTGGATTCATGGAAGTGGGAACCGTGACACCACTTGCACAACCAGGTAACGATCAACCACGGCTGTTCCGTTTGCCTCCAGATGAGGCTTTGGTGAACCGAATGGGCTTCAACAATCTTGGTGCGGAAGCCATGGCAGGAGAACTTTCACGTCTACAGGAGCGGCGTATTCCAGTGGCTGTTAACATCGGCAAGAATAAGGCAACGTCTAATGAGGAAGCTCACCTGGACTATTCCAAGTGCATTCAGGCACTATACGATTATGCTGATCTGTTCGTGGTCAATATCAGTTCACCAAATACACCGGATTTGCGTAATCTGCAACATGGGAATGAATTGAAGGAATTGCTGGCTGCGGTTATGAACGAGATGAACGTGCAGCATGCGCGAGCGGGCGGAGCGGCCAAATCCGTTCTGGTGAAGATCGCACCGGATGTGAATGATCAGGAACTTGAATATATGGTTCGCACCATTGCAGACAGCGGTGTTGCTGGCATTATTGCAACGAATACAACCATCAGTCGTACAGGACTTTCTCACCAACATGCGAAAGAGACTGGCGGTCTGAGTGGTAAACCTCTGCGTGAGCGTTCGACGGAGATTATTCGCCAGATCTATCGTCAGACTGAAGGTAAACTTCCGATCATCGGTTCAGGGGGCATTTTCACAAGTGAAGATGCATACGAGAAGATTAAAGCCGGAGCAAGCCTGGTCGAAATATATACAGCATTGATCTACGAAGGCCCTGAGGTGAATCGGCGTATTCATGCCGGACTGCGTGAGTTACTGCGCAAGGACGGTTATCGTCATATCTCTGAAGCAGTTGGTGCGGAGCATCGTTAA
- a CDS encoding Mov34/MPN/PAD-1 family protein — MAALHGQQNTFYIPSSVEQEMCEHMFISLPQEACGVMLGETAAGGIRISRFQPIRNVAPDPLHHFALDDAEWIRCVFSEPKLIGIFHSHPQTSPVPSLEDMQALPAFAGLLQMYLIGSPDLTSGLRSHMHLNGYQIVSSKESQDQAHRVVPSYNLLPVPLRVT; from the coding sequence ATGGCAGCACTTCACGGACAGCAGAACACCTTCTACATCCCTTCTTCCGTAGAACAAGAGATGTGTGAGCACATGTTCATTTCGCTGCCGCAAGAAGCCTGCGGGGTTATGCTGGGTGAAACCGCAGCGGGCGGTATACGAATCAGTCGGTTTCAGCCCATTCGTAACGTAGCACCTGACCCGCTGCACCATTTTGCTCTGGACGATGCCGAATGGATTCGGTGCGTATTCTCCGAACCCAAACTCATCGGCATCTTCCATTCTCATCCGCAGACTAGTCCTGTACCTTCCCTAGAGGACATGCAAGCCCTTCCGGCCTTTGCCGGTTTGCTTCAAATGTACCTCATCGGCTCACCAGACCTAACAAGCGGGTTGCGATCTCATATGCATCTGAACGGTTATCAGATTGTATCTTCGAAAGAATCACAGGATCAGGCTCACCGCGTTGTGCCTTCATACAATCTGCTTCCCGTCCCATTACGCGTGACTTAG
- a CDS encoding ammonium transporter, translating into MRKKWLVSMLVMLTLFAFPVSAFAAAEGPTNIELQSGLNSAFTFLAVVLVFLMQGGFALLEAGSTRMKNAGHIAGKTILTLGISVIAFWALGFGLGFGNGNSFFGTTGFFLSGDKMAASFESLAFSDVPLTIKFVFHLAFAAVSLAIACGGMAERAKMSVYIVFGTLYTIIMYPVVAHWVWGGGWLAELGMQDFAGSTVVHLTGATAALVATILLKPRIGKYNKDGKPNIIPGHNQVYSVLGVIILWIGWFGFNPGSTLSAMGDGFFGYVALTTNVAAAAGGVAALLISWAVLGKSDIPSMLNGVLAALVAITGACAFVEPWAALVIGALAGIITFFTAQYFDRKGIDDPIYAFSVHGIAGMWGAISTGLFATPELAENAGVGQAGLFYGGGFHQLGVQLLGLAGAFAFVLVMSFIILGGMKAIMGIRVTEEEETMGLDISEHGTYGYPEQMKNVDSKSGGGTFSS; encoded by the coding sequence ATGAGAAAGAAATGGTTGGTTTCCATGTTAGTAATGCTTACTTTGTTCGCTTTTCCGGTCAGCGCATTTGCGGCTGCGGAGGGTCCGACTAACATTGAACTTCAAAGCGGTTTGAACTCAGCTTTTACGTTTCTGGCTGTGGTACTCGTGTTCTTGATGCAAGGGGGATTTGCTTTACTCGAAGCGGGTTCAACACGGATGAAGAATGCAGGACACATTGCGGGTAAGACCATCCTGACATTGGGAATTTCAGTAATTGCCTTCTGGGCTTTGGGCTTCGGTCTTGGTTTCGGTAATGGTAACAGCTTCTTTGGAACAACAGGATTCTTCCTGAGTGGTGACAAGATGGCTGCTTCCTTCGAATCACTTGCTTTCTCCGATGTTCCACTGACTATTAAATTCGTATTCCACCTTGCCTTTGCGGCGGTATCTCTGGCCATTGCCTGCGGTGGTATGGCTGAACGTGCAAAGATGAGCGTATATATTGTTTTCGGTACACTGTATACCATTATCATGTATCCGGTTGTTGCTCACTGGGTATGGGGCGGCGGCTGGTTGGCTGAACTGGGTATGCAAGACTTTGCAGGATCGACGGTTGTTCACTTGACTGGTGCGACTGCAGCATTGGTAGCTACCATCTTGTTGAAACCACGTATTGGAAAATATAACAAAGACGGTAAACCTAACATCATTCCAGGTCACAACCAAGTGTATTCCGTACTAGGGGTTATTATCCTCTGGATCGGTTGGTTCGGATTCAACCCAGGTAGTACGTTATCTGCCATGGGGGATGGATTCTTCGGTTATGTTGCATTGACTACTAACGTAGCTGCTGCAGCCGGTGGTGTTGCTGCGCTGTTGATCTCATGGGCAGTACTTGGTAAGTCTGATATTCCTAGCATGTTAAACGGTGTGCTTGCGGCACTCGTTGCGATTACAGGAGCATGTGCATTCGTTGAACCTTGGGCAGCTCTGGTTATCGGTGCTTTGGCGGGTATCATCACATTCTTCACAGCACAGTACTTCGATCGTAAAGGAATTGACGATCCAATCTACGCTTTCTCCGTGCATGGTATTGCTGGTATGTGGGGTGCGATCTCCACAGGTTTGTTCGCTACTCCTGAACTTGCCGAGAATGCGGGTGTAGGTCAAGCGGGTCTGTTCTATGGCGGTGGCTTCCACCAATTGGGCGTACAACTTCTAGGTCTGGCAGGTGCTTTTGCCTTCGTACTGGTGATGTCCTTCATTATTCTGGGCGGAATGAAAGCGATCATGGGCATCCGTGTTACTGAAGAAGAAGAAACAATGGGTCTGGATATCAGTGAGCACGGTACTTACGGATACCCTGAACAAATGAAAAATGTAGATTCTAAATCGGGTGGCGGTACGTTCAGCTCCTGA
- a CDS encoding DNA polymerase IV, translating to MSSDGNPPANVDQYYPTAGRVILHVDMNAFYCSVHEAEEPDLYRGKATAVAGSSELRKGVIVTCSYTARNRGISTGMVVHQAMKKCPDLIVIRPDFHLYRQYSRAFMQIAYSYTPQLEATSIDECYLDITGSRQFGNPMEIAESIQRRIKDELGLPCSIGIAPNKLLAKMASDLKKPNGISILRMRDVPRILWHRPCNEMFGIGKKTAEKLKKIGIETIGQLAKSDENMLTELFGVNGAWLKNSANGINHSAVHAEREANKSIGHTTTLPADVSDMNEIHRVFLNISDQVARRLRKHEMFSQGIQITIRTPDMKTITRSRLMEVPTEDAAVIYREACQLFEKHWGSGKPVRMLGVTLQNLIPREESAVQMDLFEYEQKPKKDNLIRIMDQLRDKFGENAVVTAGMLGDDPSVLLRNHKVRGTSLQKDNLQSLD from the coding sequence ATGTCTTCAGACGGCAATCCTCCAGCGAATGTGGATCAATATTACCCTACAGCCGGACGGGTGATTCTGCATGTGGATATGAATGCTTTCTACTGCTCTGTACATGAAGCGGAGGAACCGGATCTATATAGAGGAAAAGCAACAGCCGTTGCGGGCAGTAGTGAACTGCGCAAGGGTGTAATTGTAACCTGTTCATATACCGCTCGTAACCGAGGGATCTCAACAGGTATGGTTGTGCACCAAGCCATGAAAAAGTGCCCTGACCTCATTGTGATTCGTCCCGATTTTCATTTGTATCGTCAATATTCAAGAGCGTTCATGCAGATTGCGTATAGTTATACCCCTCAACTTGAGGCAACATCCATTGATGAGTGTTATCTTGATATTACAGGCTCAAGGCAATTTGGGAATCCAATGGAGATTGCGGAGAGCATTCAGCGCAGAATTAAGGATGAATTGGGACTGCCTTGTTCCATTGGCATTGCCCCCAACAAATTATTGGCGAAAATGGCTTCGGATCTGAAAAAACCGAACGGTATCTCCATTTTACGCATGAGGGACGTACCCCGGATTCTTTGGCACAGGCCATGTAACGAAATGTTTGGCATTGGCAAAAAAACGGCTGAAAAGCTGAAAAAAATAGGCATTGAAACGATTGGTCAATTGGCCAAGTCGGATGAGAACATGTTGACCGAACTATTTGGAGTCAATGGAGCCTGGCTCAAAAACTCTGCGAATGGTATTAACCATTCCGCGGTTCACGCGGAACGGGAAGCCAATAAGTCCATTGGGCATACAACCACTCTACCGGCGGATGTATCGGATATGAATGAGATTCATCGGGTATTCCTCAATATAAGTGACCAGGTGGCCAGGAGGTTGCGCAAGCACGAAATGTTCAGTCAGGGTATTCAGATTACGATTCGGACGCCGGATATGAAGACGATCACCCGATCACGTCTAATGGAAGTTCCTACGGAGGATGCAGCGGTCATTTACCGTGAGGCATGTCAATTATTTGAGAAGCATTGGGGAAGTGGCAAGCCTGTACGTATGCTGGGTGTGACACTTCAAAACCTGATTCCAAGAGAAGAATCCGCTGTGCAGATGGACTTGTTCGAATATGAGCAGAAACCCAAAAAGGACAATCTGATTCGGATTATGGATCAGTTACGTGATAAATTTGGTGAGAATGCTGTTGTGACTGCAGGCATGCTTGGGGACGATCCTTCCGTACTGCTTCGTAATCATAAAGTGCGGGGGACTTCCCTGCAAAAAGATAACTTGCAAAGTCTTGATTAA
- the cimA gene encoding citramalate synthase, with protein MSKAISIFDTTLRDGTQGEGVSLSADDKLKIAKKLDDLGVHYIEGGIPGSNTKDIEFFKRVKELNLNAKVVAFGSTRRKGSVASEDANLKRMIESGAQAATLVGKSWDFHVHTALQTTLEENLSMIYDSIAYLKQNGMEVIFDAEHFFDGFKHNPEYAQAVLTKAHEAGADWLVMCDTNGGTMPNEVHEIVSTLHRSLPHAHLGIHTHNDCELAVANTLSAVQAGARQVQGTMNGYGERCGNANLASIIPNLQLKLGYECVTEDSMRQLTNVARYVSEIANVNMPINQPYVGNAAFAHKGGIHVSAILRDSRTYEHIVPELVGNKQRVLVSELAGQSNIVSKAQELGLEFDPSSANSRQIIEKIKDLEHQGYQFEGADASLELLIREANGDMKELFTFESFKMLVEKTAGKSVVSEAFVKLNVAGTSVYTAAEGNGPVNALDNALRKALVQYFPSLANMHLSDYKVRVLDEKDATAAKVRVLIESKNTENTWNTVGVSENVIEASWEALVHSFRYALLQEKLQDEPGTLPIPAHGLSNH; from the coding sequence ATGTCAAAGGCCATTTCCATCTTCGATACGACTTTACGTGACGGCACACAAGGGGAGGGTGTCAGCTTATCGGCAGACGACAAACTCAAAATTGCCAAGAAGCTTGATGACCTGGGTGTCCATTATATTGAAGGCGGAATTCCCGGCAGCAATACCAAGGACATTGAGTTTTTCAAAAGAGTCAAGGAATTAAACCTGAACGCAAAGGTCGTTGCTTTTGGCAGTACACGCCGTAAAGGCAGCGTTGCTAGTGAAGACGCCAACCTGAAACGCATGATCGAATCTGGTGCTCAGGCTGCAACCCTGGTCGGTAAATCATGGGACTTCCATGTGCATACCGCTTTGCAGACTACATTGGAAGAAAACTTGTCCATGATCTATGATTCCATCGCCTATCTGAAACAGAATGGTATGGAAGTCATCTTTGATGCAGAACACTTCTTTGACGGATTCAAACATAACCCGGAGTATGCTCAAGCTGTCTTGACCAAGGCTCACGAGGCAGGAGCGGACTGGCTCGTCATGTGTGATACCAACGGCGGGACAATGCCTAACGAGGTGCACGAGATCGTATCCACACTGCATAGAAGCCTGCCTCACGCACATCTCGGCATACACACACATAATGACTGTGAACTTGCTGTGGCCAACACACTAAGCGCTGTACAAGCTGGAGCCCGTCAGGTTCAAGGAACGATGAACGGTTATGGAGAGCGTTGCGGTAACGCCAATCTCGCATCCATTATCCCGAACCTGCAACTGAAGCTTGGCTATGAATGTGTTACTGAGGATTCCATGAGACAACTTACAAACGTGGCTCGTTATGTTAGCGAGATTGCCAATGTAAATATGCCGATTAATCAGCCTTATGTCGGCAATGCTGCTTTTGCTCACAAAGGCGGAATCCACGTCTCTGCCATCCTGCGGGATTCGCGTACGTATGAACACATCGTGCCTGAACTTGTTGGCAATAAGCAACGTGTGCTGGTATCGGAACTTGCCGGTCAGAGTAATATTGTATCCAAAGCGCAGGAACTGGGGCTTGAATTCGATCCAAGCAGTGCCAATTCACGTCAGATTATCGAAAAAATCAAAGACCTGGAGCATCAGGGTTATCAGTTCGAAGGCGCAGACGCCTCGCTTGAATTGTTAATTCGTGAAGCGAACGGTGACATGAAAGAATTGTTCACTTTCGAATCATTCAAAATGCTTGTGGAGAAAACAGCGGGCAAATCCGTTGTTTCTGAAGCTTTTGTCAAACTTAATGTAGCTGGAACAAGTGTCTATACCGCTGCTGAAGGGAACGGTCCGGTTAACGCTCTCGATAACGCGCTTCGGAAAGCACTGGTACAATACTTCCCTTCACTTGCCAATATGCATCTCTCGGACTACAAAGTACGTGTACTGGATGAGAAGGATGCCACTGCTGCCAAAGTTCGTGTTTTGATCGAATCCAAAAATACGGAAAACACATGGAACACGGTTGGTGTATCCGAGAACGTCATTGAAGCAAGTTGGGAAGCTCTTGTGCATAGTTTCCGCTATGCACTGCTACAAGAAAAATTGCAGGATGAGCCAGGTACACTCCCTATTCCTGCTCACGGGCTAAGTAATCATTAA
- a CDS encoding TlpA disulfide reductase family protein yields the protein MKRNKYILLGVILLVSITMARNTEGGIAAVFKQDEPVPTETGPRAGLLAPAFSLTAMDGKTYSVGGAKDKATFVSFWASWCEPCKQEAPELNKMAEKYKDKLDLYGVNVTSYDKLKDAKAFVDEYQLKFPIPLDEKGTVYAQYNGVAFPTNVLIDSRGVIQEIVLGILPEKELERKIKALVAN from the coding sequence ATGAAACGAAACAAATACATACTCCTCGGTGTTATCTTGCTTGTTAGTATTACAATGGCCCGGAATACAGAAGGCGGGATTGCCGCCGTATTTAAGCAGGATGAACCCGTGCCTACGGAGACGGGGCCACGTGCGGGTCTTCTGGCACCTGCTTTTTCTCTGACAGCAATGGATGGGAAAACGTACAGTGTGGGCGGCGCCAAAGACAAGGCGACTTTCGTCAGTTTCTGGGCATCGTGGTGTGAGCCGTGTAAACAGGAAGCTCCCGAGCTGAACAAAATGGCTGAGAAATATAAGGATAAGCTTGACCTCTATGGCGTTAATGTAACATCCTACGATAAACTGAAAGATGCCAAAGCTTTTGTGGATGAATACCAACTGAAGTTCCCTATTCCCTTGGACGAGAAGGGGACCGTGTATGCTCAATATAACGGAGTGGCTTTTCCAACCAATGTTCTGATTGACTCCAGAGGCGTTATACAGGAGATTGTTCTAGGCATATTGCCTGAGAAAGAGTTGGAACGTAAGATTAAAGCGTTAGTTGCAAATTAA
- a CDS encoding DUF294 nucleotidyltransferase-like domain-containing protein produces MMEPISFTNYSWSYRGIDGAVSVPELRQARVILQNELQELLSASLSPIEWYQTVNELHDRIARKAVELCIQGMVEEGFGQPPVPYAFIVFGSSGREEATLWSDQDNGMIISDIPHEGKGEYFAELGQRMTDILEGLGYAKCEGKVMCSEPLWRKTLASWKQQLSEWSSDLNWEPVRNLIIASDMRFVAGEQSLAEEWITSFYEQFRLVPELSDAVLRNTVKHKATLNVLGRVVTERFGEHAGGFDVKYGLYIPLVNSARYLALQHGIKESSTLKRMERLTSLEAVPFTLLDACQRAFIAALKFRRSTPVVIQGNLQNSSGFLDEKQMKQKQIHYELRDTLGLVRRVHRALQRQLRFAERRRP; encoded by the coding sequence ATGATGGAACCCATCTCGTTTACAAACTATTCCTGGTCTTATCGGGGAATCGATGGTGCGGTGTCTGTTCCAGAACTGCGCCAGGCACGTGTGATATTACAGAATGAGCTCCAGGAATTGTTGTCCGCTTCCTTGTCGCCAATCGAGTGGTACCAGACGGTAAATGAACTGCATGACCGGATTGCACGGAAAGCAGTAGAGTTATGCATTCAGGGGATGGTTGAGGAAGGCTTCGGCCAACCTCCCGTCCCCTATGCCTTTATCGTATTTGGCAGTTCTGGCAGGGAAGAAGCAACGTTATGGAGTGATCAGGACAATGGCATGATCATTAGCGATATCCCGCATGAGGGTAAAGGGGAATACTTTGCCGAGCTTGGACAGCGAATGACGGATATATTGGAAGGGCTTGGTTACGCCAAGTGCGAAGGAAAAGTCATGTGTTCAGAGCCACTGTGGAGAAAAACGCTGGCGTCATGGAAGCAACAATTATCAGAGTGGAGTTCAGATCTGAATTGGGAGCCAGTTCGTAATCTGATCATCGCTTCAGACATGCGTTTTGTTGCGGGGGAGCAAAGTCTGGCAGAGGAATGGATCACGAGTTTTTATGAACAGTTCAGACTCGTTCCTGAACTTTCGGATGCAGTTCTTCGTAATACGGTTAAACATAAAGCTACATTAAATGTACTTGGACGTGTGGTCACAGAACGATTTGGTGAACATGCAGGCGGATTTGATGTCAAGTATGGTCTGTACATTCCGCTTGTGAACAGTGCCCGTTATTTGGCTTTGCAACATGGGATCAAGGAGTCATCTACGTTAAAAAGAATGGAGAGACTGACTTCACTTGAGGCTGTTCCGTTTACATTACTGGATGCATGTCAGCGGGCCTTCATCGCCGCTTTGAAGTTTCGTAGAAGTACACCGGTTGTCATCCAAGGGAATTTGCAAAATAGCAGTGGGTTCCTGGATGAGAAGCAGATGAAACAAAAACAGATTCATTATGAGCTCAGGGATACGCTCGGGTTGGTACGACGAGTGCATCGTGCTTTGCAAAGACAGTTGCGTTTTGCAGAAAGGAGACGTCCATGA